The window TTTTCCGAGCCCAAGCCGCACATCACGCGACCCCACCCGGTCAGCCGGTGAGCCAAGGCAGCGAGCCTACCTCCCGGGGCAGTTGTGTGGCAGCCAAGTGTCTCTTTCTCCTGCAAAAAgacaaacaaatatattagATGCAAGGGGAGCAAGAGGGAAATTTAGGAGTACTAAAGCAGCCAGCAGATTTCACTTAAGGAAGATGACAATATACCTTTGTTAGAGTAGACCAAAAGACTTGCCAAAGGAAGCAAAGTCAGCCTGAACTCCCCTGCTCCCAACAGCCCTGCATTCCTTTCGCTGTACCTGCAAGGAGGTCAAACAAAGAGTATTAATGCAAGAGTACTTATGCTAGACACAACACCaagctaaattaaataaaagggGTGGTGGGGAATCAACAAAAGGATTGTGGCAGCAATATACCCTTAGTATACCATCAAAATGTCAGTTAAAGTTGCTGCAAAAGATCAAGGAGGGGAGGGATATGCTGCTGGATAGAGACAAGAGTTTCAGCTGCCTCATTTAGGGCTTTCAAGTTCACAATCAGCCTATAAAAATCCTCCCCACACCACATTCGAACTCCCTCCCACACTTCTCACAATAATCAGCAAAGTTTAGAGAGAGTAGAAAGCTTGGTGCCTTAGGAGTCAACCTCAAGCAACAACAAGGGCAGCCTCACTACATCAAGAGGTAATCACCTCCACACCCCAACACCTTATCTTGCATCATGTTTAGATCAAACACCACATAATATAAGGACTTAGGGGCACAAGTATAACCACATTAAGTCCAGCTTCATAGCAAATAGTGCAAGCAAACCATAGTCTGTTTCATAGACCAAGAATAATAGCAAATCATAACTATCTCCTTACAGCTTTCACACATAGTAGTTCATGAACCCAGCCCAACAATTAAATGAGCTCTATCCGAAGAGAAAATCAACAACGATTTATCATAGCTGCTGCCAAACTCAAACTAGATAGACCAAGCCTAGACAAAAAAAGGGGGGGGGGAAGAACTTAGCTTCAAGGCGACCGGTGGCGGCGGCGCTGGTCTGCACAGCAAGCCGAACGGCGTCAGCTTCAGCCGTAGATGGCAGTGACGGCGCTTAGATGCCGTGAAAGGATGAGAGGCAACAGGGGCGATCCGCGATGGCGTGGTGGTGGAGGATTCGTCGGAAAAAGGCCAGGAGAACGCCGGAAGCAGGGAGGAAGAGAGGCGACGCCTCTTTCCTGTCGGCGATCCCGCCGATGAAAGATGAAACGACGATGGAACGGGAGGTCGCGACGGAGATGCCGAGGGGTCGCCGCGACTCAAATTGAGAGCGCCTCACGAAGCCGCGACGACCGCTCCGCCTCGCTGAGTTCACAGCCGGCGTCGACGCCGGTTTCGGAAGGCGGTGGAGACGAAGCGAGAAGTTTTTGAGATgaggctagggttttgaaATTGGGGATTCATTGTGCTAAAATGAGTTGAGACCGAGGGTTGTGAAGGAGGGGCATCAAAATCTCCGGCGACGCAAGAGGAACCGTCTCCTTCTCCTGCTTAGGGTGTCGGCCGAGAGAGTGAAGAGATgagggagaaagagagaggggTCGATGGATAGGGTAGAGAGTTTTGggccaattttttttttttttttttttaattaggtattgggcctccctttttttttattgggcCTCTTTAGTAATAGGTTGGGCCaccaattaattaaagtatggactaggaattttttttaaatcatggGCCTTTATAtgttatgaattaattaataacccGCAAATTAATTCCACGAAGATAAGTCTAAATTTTTTGGAACTAGCAAGAGTGctcaaatgattaattttaagaaattacgATACGCTAACGAGTATTAAGACCTCGAGCCAAAATTTTTAGTATGTTTAAATAAATGGCATGGGAGGTAGCACCCTCTAGTTAAGTgaataattttactaatttaattaaatctaccgatttaattaatattcaagaatTCTAGAACTCTTCtagaaaatttaaaggaagaataaaatgatcatcgcacttaggatgcattcatGCTTAAGCTTAATGGATATCtcaaaaaatctaattaagtatctttttattttctaaaggGACGTCTTCGAACGTCATCTAAGACCAAATTAAGGAAATTTCGGAAGGAGCTttagcttttgaggtgggcatttCTTTTAAAACGTGTTTCtagtatgaaaatgtgaaattttgctcaagtatgttgtcatgccatgttttgttttatgattacctatctgcttggctatgccaatttatgttaaatcgaattcgggtcccagtagggccgcaaaccctactcggactagtgtacacataaggggaccgtgagctaacaaaaggggttggccggtccagtgaccgtcgtggaatgtggccacattcccggttcacacaatgatcagatatggtatatctatgttacgtgattgcgcaatcaaaaTTCTTATGAAAGGAAAAGTATTTAGAGACTCGggccttttaaataaaaacccCGTGAATCTCTCAACTGTGGCTTgacaattaaaatcaaaactgtttttggcaatgtgctcactgagtatatcaaatactcagccctgcatgtttctttttaaatgtgcaggttgaacgtggacGGGCAGGCGATGGTGTTGGGTATGAATCCTCGAATAAGTCAATAGGTAGCCCAGGGTAgtatgtctccatacatactGCCTTGTCTTGGACGTTTCCGCTGTAATAGGATTCTATGTTAGAAGGATTGTGAACCTAGACCGCACTCTGACTTTAtgttgtcccatttcactttcacCTGCGAGACTTTTGTCCTAGGCTTCTTCTTTTaaatcatgtttatttttcatcCCTTGACTCTAAGGTGCTATTGAATCACGTTTAGATGCAGTCACTATCATTAGGAAGTTTGTGGTCGTGAcagagtggtatcagagcaccGTTCTttcgctctggacccaagaacCTTCTTTCAAGCCTTAGTCTAGAATGATAGCACTAGGCTAGAACATGACTTAAATGGAAAGTTAAAGGACCCAACACCTCGACTCGTCACGTTCAACCGCAGCAATGAGGTAAGAAAGAAGTTCTTACCAGaaaattttcagttatttaTGAAAGGACTTgataaaagggaaaatgatttcttttaaagatatttcaaaaatattcaagGATTTCAAGGAAAAGCATGTAAATTCCATTTTTCTACGAACCAGAGAATTTCAAGTTTAAAATGTTAAGCATAAGGATGTCTTACAAATgctaaagtattattagttatGCATGCCTGATTATGTGAAGTATGATGATAGATCGaggaagtttttttttttagaaagttACGAAATGACTAATGCATGCAAACCTAGAACGCCTAAGGAGGTACATTAGGCTAGAGTATCTATGAACGAATAGTCGTGAATGACGACTCTTACACCGCTTCCAAGAGCGATGAAATCAACGGAAAGATGCAAGATAGGGCGAACCCCTAACTTGTCTTGAAAATAGAACTTTAAATGCGAACTACGGCGTACTGTATTACGACCTTTACGTTTAAAAAGAGGAAGAACGTCCAAAAATTATGAGGGCCCACGAGTCACTCAAAACGAATGCTAATACGATCTACCCTATCGGAGAAAAACCCTAATAGGTTATCGATACGACggctagtactatatatatttcactatGCATATTACTTCTATaccttattctctcttttcgCGTTTTGAGAGCCCATTCTTTCGTACAGATGGCACGACAGCGCTACACCCATCGTAGGCCGCTCCGAGCTGGCGCGGATTCCGAGGCAGTGGTTCGCTATTTCCGGTCCTACCGCCGCTGCCATGGGGATACGCTGGCGGAGTTCGTGGCACACTACGCGAAGTTATGGGAGGAGGCCAACTGTCACGGGGTGAAGCCCTACGAGGGTATCATGAGGCTCGTCGGTCTGTTTCCTGAGGAGTGGCAGAGTTGGATGACGGCCACTGCCGAGTTGTACACGTCGTCCCCGCCTCCCACGTATGAGCCTATTGGGGATATGCCCGGTTTCCTGAGCGCGGTCTCAGCAGGGTGCTTCCACTTCGGTGATGGGCCCCCACCAGAGACGCAGGCGCCCGGGAGCGAGGGATTCCGCAGGTTGCCACCCTTGGCCCTCATGCGGGGTGCAGGCGGAGTATTCGAGGAGGGGCAGTCGTCTCGAGCTCCCGCCCGCGAGAGGGGCCGAGTAGAGGTTACGCCCGACTCGAGTGATAAGACCGGGTCTGTGGGGAGCAGCGCGGCGGATGAGGATGACGACGAGAACTCGGAGGAAGAGGGCGTAGACGACGATGAGGTCAGTGAAGAGGACTCGGATGAGGAGCCCGAGGAAGTTTTGGAGTGGGGCGAGATGCAGGAGGATGGTTCCGCTGAGGAGGAGCCACAGATTGGCGGCCTCGCTGATTTGGAGTTGGAGTTCATTCCCCCACCACCAGCCGGACCACCACCAGAGATACCTCCACCCCCGGTGGAGCCCCACCCGGAGACACTACGGTTGTCCCAGCAACCGATAGATTTGACCTCTTTCAGCGAGCTGTATCATCGCATTTGGCGTATGCGCAGAGAGTTGGCCGCCGGGACCGATATTCCCTTTGCACCAGTGGCAGCCCCGGGGCCATCAGAGCCGGTGGCAGTGCCGGAGCACCCCGAGGAGCCGGTGCCTCCGATCGAGACGTCCCATCAGGGGACTAGTCATGGCGACCCGATGTGGATCAGCAGCGACTCTGAGCAGGACTGATTGAGCAGGCCTCAGGCGTGTTTATCGTAGTAGCTTAGCATCATGTTTTCTCTTTCCATGTATCGAACCTTTTAGGAGCTTTCTTATTTTCCTTATTGCCCTCACATGTATCAGATTTTAAGTCCTCGCTAGAGGCAATTTTTCCCTTAACTTATGACATGTGATGTTTCTTGGCTATGTTATtcgattttttgattttactCCTTATGTTCAAAAGAATGGTGCATTTAATGAACCTAATGCTTGCGATCATGACATTCGACGAGTATAAATCCATGTTAACCTTGTTATCCTTAGAACAGAATGCCACCAAGGAGACGTGCCGGACGGCCAAGAAGGAATGGCG is drawn from Salvia hispanica cultivar TCC Black 2014 chromosome 6, UniMelb_Shisp_WGS_1.0, whole genome shotgun sequence and contains these coding sequences:
- the LOC125195135 gene encoding uncharacterized protein LOC125195135, which gives rise to METYYPGLPIDLFEDSYPTPSPARPRALNLSRGDPSASPSRPPVPSSFHLSSAGSPTGKRRRLSSSLLPAFSWPFSDESSTTTPSRIAPVASHPFTASKRRHCHLRLKLTPFGLLCRPAPPPPVALKYSERNAGLLGAGEFRLTLLPLASLLVYSNKGERDTWLPHNCPGR